The DNA sequence gaatgaatgagtgaatactgtgtgtgaatactgtgtgtgaatgagtgaatactgtgtgtgaatgaatgagtgaatactgtgaatgaatgagtgaatactgtgtgaatgagtgaatactgtgtgtgaatgagtgaatactgtgtgtgaatgagtgaatactgtgtgtgaatgaatgagtgaatactgtgaatgaatgagtgaatactgtgtgaatgagtgaatactgtgaatgaatgagtgaatactgtgtgtgaatgagtgaatactgtgtgtgaatgaatgagtgaataaattacatatttttctgttttagcgTTCAGCGACTCGTCTGTCAGGCTCTATGCTCCAGAGCTCCGAAAACCCAAATCTGAATGCAAGGTAACAACCAGACTGATAATCTGGTTACAGCCGGACTGATAATCTGGTTACAGCCGGACTGATAATCTGGTTACAGCCGGACTGATAATGTGGTTACAGCCGGACTGATAATCTGGTTACAGCTGGACTGATAATCTGGTTACAATCAGACTGATAATCTGGTTACAGTCGGATTGATAATGTGGTTACAGTCGGATTGATAATGTGGTTACAGTCGGACTGATAATCTGGTTACAGTCGGATTGATAATCTGGTTACAGTCGGATTGATAATGTGGTTACAGTCGGATTGATAATGTGGTTACAGTCGGATTGATAATCTGGTTACAGCCGGACTGATAATCTGGTTACAGCTGGACTGATAATCTGGTTACAGCCGGACTGATAATCTGGTTACAACCGGACTGATAATCTGGTTACAGCCGGATTGATAATCTGGTTACAGCCGGACTGATAATCTAGTTACAGCCGGACTGATAATCTGGTTACAGCCGGATTGATAATCTAGTTACAGCCGGACTGATAATCTGGTTACAATCAGATTGATAATCTGGTTACAGCTGGACTGATAATCTGGTTACAGCCGGACTGATAATCTGGTTACAGCCGGACTGATAATGTGGTTACAATCAGATTGATAATCTGGTTACAGCCGGACTGATAATCTGGTTACAATCAGATTGATAATCTGGTTACAGTCGGATTGATAATGTGGTTACAATCAGACTGATAATCTAGTTACAGCCGGACTGATAATCTGGTTATAGTTGGACTGATAATCTGGTTACAGCCGGACTGATAATCTGGTTACAGCCGGACTGATAATCTGGTTACAATCAGACTGATAATCTGGTTACAGTCGGATTGATAATGTGGTTACAGTCGGAGTGATAATCTGGTTACAGTCGGACTGATAATGTGGTTACAGTCGGACTGATAATGTGGTTACAGTTGGACTGATAATCTGGTTACAATCAGACTGATAATCTGGTTACAATCAGACTGATAATCTGGTTACAGCCGGATTGATAATCTGGTTACAGTTGGACTGATAATCTGGTTACAATCAGACTGATAATCCGGTTACAGTCGGATTGATAATCTGGTTACAGTAGGACTGATAATCTGGTTACAGCCGGACTGATAATCTGGTTACAATCAGACTGAAGTCAGAcaaattatttgtattaatatttgaataaaagtgaaaagaggttttaaaatcctatttttgtttttattatgtgtttaattttggaaaattaaagtgttaaaataagtgtttatgaataaactaccttatgaaggacgacgtccccacaccgggtctggaactggagtctcccagatcagaGCACTtcatgtgtcagtagttcagctttatctctggggaacacccccgactccaggactgatgtccaaataaggaaacgtgcgtcatgcagcaggtggatgtgactcccctcactgagacctgctgatagacgtcacagcggagcagaggagagacactgagatagtgatgtaaccgacctgcacgctgatatttgacatgtttttattctcttccgtgaaaaacaacaacactatttgtgctctgccaaataatgtatttgtattcgggcacactcctaatatataatcaatatatGGATACAATGACACATGTGTTTGTATACAGTTAGTATGTTGTATGTATtaatgatgatgtcaccatgttgTAATGTCAGGATTACATCAGTGATTGGTCACCTGAGGACACGGTCCAGAGAATGCAACAAGGAAAGGTAAGacacctgtctacctgtctttACCTGTCTgcctctacctgtctgtctgtctcctcgtctgtctacctgtctttACCTGTctatctacctgtctgtctctacctatTTGTCTACCTGTCTCTACTTGTCTTTACCTGTCTGCCTCTACCTGTCTGCCTCTACCTGTCTTTACCTGTCTGCCTCTACCTGTCTGCCTCTACCTGTCTTTACCTGTCTgcctctacctgtctgtctctacctgtctttACCTGTCTgcctctacctgtctgtctctacccgTCTTTACTTGTCTgcctctacctgtctgtctctacctgtctttACCTGTCTgcctctacctgtctgtctctacctgtctttACCTGTCTgcctctacctgtctgtctacctgtctctagttgtctctacctgtctgcctctacctgtctgtctctacctgtctgtctgtctcctcgtctgtctacctgtctttACCTGTctatctacctgtctgtctgtctgtctctacctgtctgtctgcctctacctgtctgtctctacctgtctgtctgtctgtctctacctgtctgtctgtctgtctcctcgtctgtctacctgtctttACCTGTctatctacctgtctgtctgtctgtctacctgtctttACCTGTctatctacctgtctgtctctacctatTTGTCTACCTGTCTCTACTTGTCTTTACTTGTCTgcctctacctgtctgtctctacctgtctttACTTGTCTgcctctatctgtctgtctctacctgtctttACCTGTCTgcctctacctgtctgtctctacctgtctgtctacctgtcagagccacagacaggTTGTAGTACTACTGCTGGTAATATTTGTGTTTCAGGTTGTTTCTCTGGAGAAGTTTCGTTCTCTTCAGGACAAACTGCTGCTACTGGATTTCGCTGTCAGCGCAAATGATGGAAACGTCATCACTGCTGTAACTTAATTAACAATCTGAGTCACATCGTTATCGTTAactttatcaattaatttatttaaactttatttattgatacAACTGTATAAAAACAACTGACCACACTTTCTGTTTCaggttttaatttatttaaagagGACTCTGAGTAAAGGTGAGTCTGCTGCTCTCTGACAGTCTGCTGGTTCTGGATCAGGTAGTTCTGGTTCTGGATCAGGTAGTTCTGGTTCTGGATCAGGTAGTTCTGGTTCTAGATCAGGTCTCAGTATCGTCTCCTTCTCTTCAGAGGTTTTGTTTCGGGAGCTGGAGTCCAGACAGACGGCTCTGAGACATTTCATCCACTACCTGACTGAAACCGGAGACCAGAGGCTCCTGATGGAGCTGCTCAGGTGAGctcacacctgcacacacctgcacacacctgcacacacctgcacataCCTGGACGCAGCTGGACGCACCTGAACATACCTGGacacacagaaatgtattttaattagCATGATGTAACATCATCATATCTAACCTTCCTCTCGTGTTCCTTCTCAGAGCTCAGGGCAGGACGGAGGACGTGGCGGTAAGACACATCAATAATACACAGCGGTactacacatcagtaatacacatcaataatacacatcagtaatacacatcaataatacacatcagtaatacacatcaataatacacatcagtaatacacatcagtaatacacatcaataATACACAGCGGTactacacatcagtaatacacatcagtactacacatcagtaatacacatcagtaatacacatcagtaatacacatcaataatacacatcagtaatacacatcaataATACGCATCAGTAATACGCATCAGTAATACgcatcagtaatacacatcaataatacacatcagtaatacacatcaataatacacatcaataatacacatcagtaatacacatcaataatacacatcagtaatacacatcaataATACACATCAATAATACACAGCGGTactacacatcagtaatacacatcagtactacacatcagtaatacacatcagtaatacacatcagtaatacgcatcagtaatacacatcaataatacacatcagtaatacacatcaataATACGCATCAGTAATACGCATCAGTAATACGCATCAGTAATACgcatcagtaatacacatcaataatacacatcagtaatacacatcaataatacacatcaataatacacatcagtaatacacatcagtaatacacatcaataatacacatcagtaatacgcatcagtaatacacatcaataatacacatcagtaatacacatcaataatacacatcagtaatacacatcagtaatacgcATCAGTAATACgcatcagtaatacacatcaataatacacatcagtaatacacatcaataatacacatcagtaatacacatcagtaatacacatcagtactacacatcagtaatacacatcagtaatacacagcggtactacacatcagtaatacacatcagtaatacacatcagtaatacacatcaataatacacatcagtaatacacatcaataATACACAGCGGTactacacatcagtaatacacatcagtaatacacatcagtaatacacatcaataatacacatcagtaatacacatcagtaatacacatcagtaatacacatcagtactaaacatcagtaatacacatcagtaatacacatcagtaatacacatcaataatacacatcagtaatacgcATCAGTAATACGCATCAGTAATACgcatcagtaatacacatcagtactaaacatcagtaatacacatcagtaatacacatcagtaatacacatcaataatacacatcagtaatacacagcagtaatacacatcagtaatacacagcagtaatacacatcagtaatacacagcagtaatacacatcagtaatacacagcagtaatacacatcagtaatacgcATCAGTACTACGCATCAGTAATACGCATCAGTACTACGCATCAGTACTACGCATCAGTAATACGCATCAGTAATACGCATCAGTAATACGCATCAGTAATACGCATCAGTactacacatcagtaatacacatcagtaatacacatcagtaatacacatcaataatacacatcagtaatacacatcagtactacacatcagtaatacacatcagtaatacgcATCAGTactacacatcagtaatacacatcagtaatacacatcagtaatacacatcaataatacacatcagtaatacacatcagtaatacacatcagtaatacacatcagtaatacacatcaataatacacatcagtaatacacatcagtaatacacatcagtaatacacatcagtaatacacatcaataatacacatcagtaatacacatcagtaatacacagcagtaatacacatcagtaatacacagcaaTAATACACAGCggtaatacacatcagtaatacacatcggtaatacacatcagtaatacacagcaaTAATACACAGCggtaatacacatcagtaatacacatcaataCTACACAGCGGTactacacatcagtaatacacatcagtaatacacatcagtaatacacatcagtaatacacagcaaTAATACACATCggtaatacacatcagtaatacacatcagtaatacacatcagtaatacacagcaaTAATACACATCggtaatacacatcagtaatacacatcaataCTACACAGCGGTactacacatcagtaatacacatcagtaatacacagcaataatacacatcagtaatacacatcagtaatacacatcagtaatacacagcaaTAATACACAGCggtaatacacatcagtaatacacatcaataCTACACAGCGGTactacacatcagtaatacacatcagtaatacacatcagtaatacacatcagtaatacacagcaaTAATACACAgcagtaatacacatcagtaatacacatcagtaatacacagcaataatacacatcagtaatacacatcagtaatacacatcagtaatacacagcagtaatacacatcagtaatacacatcagtaatacacagcaaTAATACACAGCGGTactacacatcagtaatacacatcagtaatacacatcagtaatacacagcaaTAATACACAGCGGTactacacatcagtaatacacatcagtacTACACAGCGGTactacacatcagtaatacacatcagtaatacacatcagtaatacacatcaataatacacatcagtaatacacatcagtaatacacatcagtaatacacatcagtaatacacatcagtaatacacatcaataatacacatcagtaatacacatcagtaatacacatcagtacTACACAGCGGTACTACACATCAGTACTACACAGCAATAATACACATCAGTACTACATGTTGCTACGATACACATCAGAAGTGACAGAACGATGATGTCATTTCCTGGCAGCTGCTGCAGTATAAGGAACACCTGAGCATCGCAGATGAAAACAAGAGGCGGGACTTCCTGAAGAGCTGCCTCAGGTGAGTGACTCCTGCAGGCCACCGTactttcaacaaaaactgtcaCTAAATGTGTGATGAGTGATGGTTGGATTATTTTTGAGGCTTGTTATGacgtgatgatgtcatcagtgacATCAGCTGATTGTTTGTTTCAGTCTTCCGTTCTCTCCAGAAGATTCGGCTCACGTTCAGGACCACTACACTCTGCTGGAGAGGCAGATCATCATCGAGGTTAGACCGCAGAGTGTAACAAGTACTGGACGCCGTGACGTCACCGCCGTATATGGGGAGGACGTATGGGGGTCTGTGGGGTCTATGAGGGTCTGTGAGGGTCTATTAGGGTCTATTAGGGTCTATGAGGGTCTGTgagggtctatgggggtctatgaggGTCTATGAGGGTCTGTGGGGTCTATGAGGGTCTATGAGGGTCTGTGAGGGTCTATTAGGGTCTATTAGGGTCTATGAGGGTCTGTgagggtctatgggggtctatgaggGTCTGTGGGGTCTATGAGGGTCTATGAGGGTCTGTGAGGGTCTATGAGGGTCTATGAGGGTCTATTAGGGTCTATGAGGGTCTATGAGGGTCTATGAGGGTCTGTGGGGTCTATGAGGGTCTATGAGGGTCTGTGAGGGTCTATGAGGGTCTATGAGGGTCTATTAGGGTCTGTGGGGTTTATGGGGGTCTGTGGGGTCTATGAGGGTCTGTGAGGGTCTATTAGGGTCTATTAGGGTCTATGAGGGTCTATgagggtctatgggggtctatgaggGTCTGTAagggtctatgggggtctatgagggtctatgggggtctatgggggtctgtgagggtctatgggggtctgtGAGGGTCTATGACGGTCTATTAGGGTCTATGAGGGTCTATTagggtctatgggggtctatgaggGTCTGTAagggtctatgggggtctatgggggtctatgaggGTCTATGAGGGTCTGTGGGGTCTATGAGGGTCTATGAGGGTCTgtggggtctatgggggtctgtGAGGGTCTATGACGGTCTATTAGGGTCTATGAGGGTCTATTagggtctatgggggtctatgaggGTCTGTAagggtctatgggggtctatgaggGTCTATGAGGGTCTGTGGGGTCTGTGAGGGTCTATGAGGGTCTGTGGGGTCTATGAAGGTCTATGAGGGTCTGTGAGGGTCTATGAGGGTCTGTAAGGGTCTATgagggtctatgggggtctatgaggGTCTGTGAGGGTCTATGAGGCTCATGCGCTGTgttgttgctaggcaacagaCCGGCAGGCTGAACGTGGGGGGAAGGTGGAAATCTTCCAGAAGTTTCCCAGAAGAGCTTCGATCCTCAACATGCCGCTGATCACCACGCTGTACTACTGCTGCTTCTACCACTACACCGAGTCTGAGGTCAGTCTGACTCCAACTAAACCTGAACCTGGACTACTAGTTAGTACAGATCAGTTTTATGTGATTAGTGGATCCAGATCAGTTGATCCAGATTAGTTGATCCTGATTAGTTGTGTTTCCTGACTCTCTGCAGGGGACCTACAGCAGTCCGGCCAACATCCGTCAGACCTTCAGGGTGAGCGCTGCCGTCTTTCAGTCGGCCGTGTTTCTGACTAGCTGACTGCGTCACTAACGAGCTTGTTAACCTTTGACCCCAGATTTCAGAGAAGCAGTACTTTGTGACAGCGTTGGCGGCGAGGGCGAAGCTGAAGGCGTGGTTTGACGTGGACGCGCTGTTCACCAGCAGGAACTGGCTCGGTTTCACCAGGAAGAAGTGTCCGCTCGGCTTCCAGCGTGTCGTCGACATCCTGCATAAGAACTCCGCCCCCACACAGGTGAGGGGTGGTGCTTAACGAGCAGGGAGACAATTAAAAGGTTTGGCAAGGTGTTTGATTAAAGGGAGGATCAATAGATTTGTGATGTCATTGACAGGTGAGTtatgtgattgacaggtgtgttgagtgattgacaggtgagttgattgattgacaggtgagttatgtgattgacaggtgtgttgagtgattgacaggtgagttgattgattgacaggtgagttatgtgattgacaggtgtgttgagtgattgacaggtgagttatgtgattgacaggtgtgttgattgattgacaggtgagtTATGTCATTGACAGGTgtgttgattgattgacaggtgcTGCAGGAGTACGTGGGTCTGGTCAGTGATGCCGACCTGAAGATCAGTTTGGCTCAGAAACATAAATGTCACGACATCGTCATCAACGTGAGACTCCTTCCTGTTTATCTAAATAACGCGTTCTGATTGGTTTGTTCTTTGAATCATGAAGGGCGGGGATTAAACAGTAACTTCACAACTATTCGTGTAAATGATGTAATGTGTTGCTGTGATGTCATAATGACTGGTGTGTCTCCGGGCCAATCAGACGTACCGAGACCTGAAGGACCGGCAGCTGTTGCTAGGATACAGAGGGAAGGTGGAGAGGGGTTCAGCGGAGGAGAGGAAGATCAATGAACTGCTCAACAACCCGgtgaggagtaggaggaggaggaggaagaggcggaggaggaggtgtcattgtcatcatgtgacctgaCTGaacttatttcttcttctctttcagcaAATCCGCTGGAAGAACTGACGACGCCGCCGCTTCAGGATATCAAAGACTTTTCTTTCAAACAAGTGTGACAGTTTCCTGTGAGAGGAGCCGAGCCtccatcaccatgacaacaagaCCGTCCAATCAGCTCACATCTGCTTTTGTCTCATTGGATGCCTagaaaatcatttgttttgacTCCGCCCCCTGAGACGGAGGGGGTGGAGCTTATTATTCTGCTGAGTCATCGCTTCAACATtcctcatgtttttattcaaataaaaaacttcaaaaacacaaatgactcGATTTAactagaggagaggaggagaggaggaggtagaggaggaggtggaggagaggaggaggtagaggaggaggagaggaggaggtagaggaggaggtagaggaggaggaggtagaggaggaggaggtagaggaggaggtagaggaggagatagaggaggagaggaggaggtagaggaggaggaggaggtagatgaggaggtagaggaggagaggaggaggtagaggaggagaggaggaggtagaggaggaggaggtagatgaggaggtagaggaggagaggaggaggtagatgaggagaggaggagaggaggagaggaggaggtagatgaggaggtagaggaggaggtagaggaggagaggaggaggtagaggaggaggtagaggaggagaggaggaggtagatgaggagaggaggagaggaggaggtagaggaggagaggaggagaggagaggaggaggtagatgagggagaggaggagaggaggaggaggagaggaggaggtagatgagggagaggaggaggtagatgagggagaggaggaggtagaggaggagaggaggagaggagaggaggaggtagaggaggagaggaggaggcggagaggaggaggtagaggaggagaggaggaggaggagaggaggaggtagatgAGGtagaggaggtagaggaggagaggaggaggtagaggaggaggtagaggaggagaggaggacgtagaggaggaggagcaggaggaggagcaggaggaggaggaggagcaggaggagcaggaggaggaagaggaggagaggaggaggtagaggaggagcaggaggaggagcaggaggaggaggaggtagaggaggaggaggaggagaggaggagcaggaggaggtagaggaggaggaggagcaggaggaggagcagcaggaggaggtagaggaggagcaggaggaggtagaggaggaggaggaggagcagcaggaggaggtagaggagcaggaggaggagcaggaggaggtagaggagcaggaggaggagcaggaggaggaggaggtagaggaggagaggaggagcagcaggtggagcagcaggaggaggaggtagaggagcagcaggaggaggtagaggaggagcaggaggaggaggaggaggaggaggaggtagagcaggagcaggaggaggagcaggaggaggtagagcaggagcaggaggaggagcaggaggaggtagagcaggagcaggaggaggagcaggaggaggaggtagaggaggagcaggaggaggaggtagagcaggagcaggaggaggaggtggagcaggaggaggtagaggaggaggagcaggaggaggagcaggaggaggtagaggagcaggaggaggagcaggaggaggtagagcaggagcaggaggaggaggtagaggaggagcaggaggaggaggtagaggaggagcaggaggagcaggaggaggtagaggagcaggaggaggagcaggaggaggtagagcaggagcaggaggaggaggtagaggaggagcaggaggaggaggtagaggaggagcaggaggagcaggaggaggtagaggagcaggaggaggtagagcaggagcaggaggaggaggtagaggaggagcaggaggaggaggtagagcaggaggagcaggaggagcaggaggaggtagaggagcaggaggaggaggtagagcaggagcaggaggaggagcaggagcaggaggaggagcaggaggaggagcaggagcaggaggaggaggtagagcaggagcaggaggagcaggaggaggtagaggagcaggaggaggtagagcaggaggagcaggaggaggtagaggagcaggaggaggaggtagagcaggagcaggaggaggagcaggaggagcaggaggaggtagaggagcaggaggaggtagagcaggaggagcaggaggaggtagaggagcaggaggaggaggtagagcaggagcaggaggaggaggtagagcaggagcaggaggagcaggaggagcaggaggaggtagaggagcaggaggaggtagagcaggaggagcaggaggaggtagaggagcaggaggaggaggtagagcaggagcaggaggaggagcaggaggagcaggaggaggtttttatgtttctgtttgaatTTTCCGTCTTGAGTTGATGTGACGTCACGCGGCGCGTTCAGTTGCGGCTGATTGATCGatgtgattattgattattattattgattattgatcttttagtttgtgtgtgtttgtgaatcatgtttcatatttgatcaggGGGCGGATCAATAATTGATGATGCAGTAATGAATAAATGACGCGGTCACGTGACCTCTCGTAGCTGCGATCAGAGTCAGAGAGCACGAGGAGGCAGACGGACGGTACTCGAGGCTCGAGGTGAGTTTTACTATCAATAACAGATTTATTGATCTAATATTAGTTTATAATCACGTCAATGTTGTAGATAAACGTCAGGAAGTCACGtgttataattaaataataatataaaatatatttaataaaatatattgatagTGAAAGTGATCATTAATCGCTCAGTAACAGTTTATTGATCCGTGAAAAAGAATCTTTGTCTTATTGGACGTttatgatcaataataataaagttcaTGTTTCtcacaaactgtaaaataaaaacaaagaaacacgTGCAGCTTATTGATGATGTCAGATATGAAAGATCAGAGAGTTATTGATCGTCAATAGATATGTATGATTACTGTAAACCCTCTGCAGCCTGAGAGTGTCtgataatcataataataataataataatcataataatattgattatattgatacGGCGCATTAAAGACACTCAGTGACGCAACATTCATAACTTCGTTATTAGctattaaatataatatgagACATGTTCTATAACCTGCAGCATAAACatgtaatattatta is a window from the Thunnus thynnus chromosome 18, fThuThy2.1, whole genome shotgun sequence genome containing:
- the vipas39 gene encoding spermatogenesis-defective protein 39 homolog, yielding MMKSKADEEDYWNSSKFKAFTFDDEDDEFSQLKESKQAVNSIRRLVEEDDDEDDVEKVSWSGEPVGSISWSVRETAASNQRTDREPAFPRINTDTPTIAKSNSGYSLSSLFKGKTKGGNFPSFTESFSDSSVRLYAPELRKPKSECKDYISDWSPEDTVQRMQQGKVVSLEKFRSLQDKLLLLDFAVSANDGNVITAVLIYLKRTLSKEVLFRELESRQTALRHFIHYLTETGDQRLLMELLRAQGRTEDVALLQYKEHLSIADENKRRDFLKSCLSLPFSPEDSAHVQDHYTLLERQIIIEATDRQAERGGKVEIFQKFPRRASILNMPLITTLYYCCFYHYTESEGTYSSPANIRQTFRISEKQYFVTALAARAKLKAWFDVDALFTSRNWLGFTRKKCPLGFQRVVDILHKNSAPTQVLQEYVGLVSDADLKISLAQKHKCHDIVINTYRDLKDRQLLLGYRGKVERGSAEERKINELLNNPQIRWKN